The sequence CGGTCCTATCACGAAGACGCCCGACCCCTGCCGCGACTCCACCAGACCGTCGGCCCGAAGCGCCGCAATCGCCTCACGCACCACCGTCCGACTGAAGCCGAACTTGTCGATCAGGGCCGGCTCTGTCGGCAACTTGTCGCCCGGCGCATAATATCCCGCCTCGATCTGCGCCTTTATAGCATTTGCAACTTGCGAGGAAAGCGACGGGCGGCCGCCCCCCTTTTTTGGACTTGGCATGAATATTCCCATACCCCCACATCTAGAGTCATCATATGACTGCGACTAACAGTTGTCGCAGACATCTTATGGGATTATCAAACTGCGGTACAGCAGATTCGAGCCGGTGTTCACGCTCGACTAGCGGGGGCGCGACAGGAACATCAGCCCCTGAGCCTGGCTTGTCCTGATGCACCTTCGGGAACGGCGGCTCTGGATAACGGCGAGCGCCCGCCTGCATGGCTCCTGTTGGGGAGGCCGAAAGGCTGGGGCGAGATCTAATCGATCGCATGCCATAGCGCGGAGGCCCCGAGGGACCTCACCGGGCTTTCCGACCGACTTTCCCTGGAGTCTCGGAAACGGCGTCGACGAGGCGTCCATTTCTTCGCGTATTGAGCATTCGCTACAGCAGACGGCATGCTTCGATCAAAGTCGAAATGCCGTTTCCTCTTTCGCCGTCCGGATTATCATCATCGTGAAGAACCGGGCGACATTGGTCTGATCGCGGAATAGCCTGTCGCAGAGAGCGTCGAATTCTTCCATATCGCGCAGTCGCAGCATTAAGACGACATCGGTTTCGCCGGTGACGGCATAGGCGTGTGAAACCGCTTCTTCGGTGATTGCGACGTCCAGAAAGCGGCGCATGTGCTGCTCGCCGTGCAACTTCAGTTCCACCGTAACCAAGGCCTTGATCCCTCGGCCGACCTTGGCGGGATTGAGGATGGCGACCATGCGCTCGATTACGCCTGATTTGCGGAGCCGTTGTACACGGCGCAGACAACTTGAGGGAGAAAGGCCCACCTCGTCGGCCATATCGACATTTGTGGCGATGCGTCGCGCTGCAGAAGGTTCAGAAGCTTCCGGTCGATCCGATCCATCCGGCTACCATATCCGTCAACTGTGTCTTTGCAATAAAATTGCACAATCATGCAATTTTTGACCACAAATGCGAACCGGACCGGGCTAGCAGATCGAGGCAACCGGAAAGGAGCCTCGAATGCCGTTCTTGACGCCCATCTTGTGCAAAACCCGCGACACACTCGAAATTTACTGGGTGCTTGTCCGGATCACGGTTCCCATCGCGGTTCTGACCGAGCTCCTGTCGAGGATGGGAGCGATCGAGGCGATTGGCCCCGCTTTTGCGCCTGTCATGAACCTCGTAGGGCTCCCTCCGGAGCTGGGACTGGCTTGGCTGACGGCGATGCTCGTCGGTATATGGGGCGCCGTCCCCCTCATATTCACTCTCGTTCCCGCATCCTCGCTGAGCGTGGCGGATATCACGGTCTTCTCAGCGCTCATCTTGTTCGCGCACGGTCTGCCTATCGAGCAGAAAATCATTCGTGAGGCCGGCCCGGGTATGATCGCAACGACAACGCTGCGCATCGCAGGCGGTTTGCTGTACGCTTTTCTGCTGCACCATCTTCTACTCGCCACCGGCTGGTTGTCGGCTCCGGTGAACCCCGCTTGGATTCCAGTAAGCGCCACACCCGATTGGGCCGAATATTTCCATGGTCTTGGAGAGACCATGCTCTCGATGCTTGTCATCCTCCTCGTTCTGTCCTGGAGCCTGGAACTCCTTAAGGCGACCGGACTGCTGGAATTGATGATGAAGGCCCTTTCGCCCGTATTGCGCCTCGCAGGTATCCGGGGCGAAGCGGGTCATCTCACCGCCGTCGGATTGTTCCTGGGGATTTCTTACGGCGCCGGTCTTCTGATCCGCGAGGCGCAATCCGGCGCAATATCACCACGCCAGATCTTTCTGTCATGTGTGTTCATGGGCTTCGCGCACAGTGTTATCGAGGACACTCTCGTCGTGATCTCGCTTGGTGCCGATGTTTACGGCGTTCTTGCCGGGCGGCTCGCTTTCGCCGTAGCGGCAACCGCCGCAATTGCTGCTCTGCTTCGCCACCTGCCGGACAAGACATTCACGCAGATGTTTCGGGTGACGCCATAAATGCAGGGGGCGGTGAGCTTCGACGGAACTCCGCTTTTGGGGTCTTCGACCACCTCTTCGCTCCTTTCCTGCAGGACCAATCGGCTACACGGCATTCTTCGACCGGAATTCCAGAACCGAGTGCAGACTGGACTTTCGAGGGCCCTGCTGACCCGCCAGGCATCATGCCAGCGATACCCGGCGCGTCTCGGCGTCGATCAGAAAGGCCGCAACGGCAGCGACGAGCAGAAGGCCGGCAAAGATGCCGATGGCAAAACCGAAACTCTGCGCCACCACGAACCCCATCAGCGACGGGGCGAGCAGGCCGCCGAGCCGGGCCATAGCGCCGGCCGCGCCCATGCCGGTCGCCCGCGATGCGGTGGGATAGAGCTCCGGCGTATAGGCATAAAGCGCGCCCCAGGTGCCGAGCAGGGCGAAGCTCATGATCAAGAGCGAGACGCCGATCAGTATGGCGGTTCCCCGCCAATACGAAGAGCAGGCAGCCAAGCGCCGACAGCAAGCAGAAGCCTATCAGGGTCGGCCGGCGGCCCCATTTCTCGACGCCGTAGGCAGCCAGCGCATAGCCGGGAATCTGGGCAAGCGCGAGGATAACGAGGAAGCCATAGCCGCGAACGAAGCCGAAGCCCTCGCCTGCGAGCCTCGGAGGCATCCAGGTGAAGACGCCGTAATAGGATATCGAGACCAGAAACCAGATCGCCAAGATCATCAGACTGCGCTTGCGCAGATCCGCAGAAAAAATACCCGCACTGGCCGCCGGCGGCGGCGACACCAGGGTTATGTCGGCGCCAAGCTGCGTCTTGCCGTTGATCACGAGGATCCGGTCGACAATGGCCTTTGCCTCGGACGTTTTCCCAAGGCGGAGCAGATAGAGCGGCGATTCCGGCACCAGGAAACGCAGGCCCACGCCGATCAGGGCCGGGAATGCGGTCACTGCGAAGATGTATCGCCAGGCATCCGCGACGCCGGCAAGGCTCGCGGCCCAGGCGGCGAGTGCCACTATGAGCGTGCCGACAGCCCAGAAGCCTTCCAGCATGACCAGCCAGCGCCCGCGATTACGGGACGGCAGAAACTCCGCCATCATCGCATAGTCGACCGGCAGCGTGCCGCCGACGGCCGCGCCGGTGAGAAACCGCAGCAGAAGCAAAACGGTAAAGTCCTGCGCAAAGACGGACAGCAGGCCGAAGACGGCATCGCAGGCGACGGTGGCGATCAGGACGCGCCGGCGGCCGATACGGTCCGCAAGCCGGCCGAAACCCGCGGCCCCGAACAGCATTCCGAGAAAGAAAAGCGTGCCCGTCTGCAGTGCCTGCGGAACCGTCAGGCCGAAAGTGGCGGCGATCGATGCGGCCGTGAAGCCGACCGCCAGCACCTGCATGGCATCGGCAGCCCAAACCAGACCGAATATGGCGAGAAGGCGGCGCTGGTAGGCGCCGGTTCCGGCGCGATCGAGCGCATCGTCTACTGTGATTGTCGTCATTCGCCCTTTCTCCAGATTGGCGAGCCGCTGCAGTCAGCACCTCGGCCGTGCTGCGCCGATCGCGCAGCATGCCGCAACCGCTTCGTCAACCCGCAAATCCGTCCTTGCGCAGTTTGGCAACGACTTGCTGTCCAGCAGGTATCACAAGTCCCCATCGCGGCGCCTGATCTCGATCCGCTGGAGCACGAAATCGACTGCCGACAGGCCGGGCATGGCGAGAGCGTCGACAAGGCTGCGTTGCTTGCCGGCCAAGCGCCCGTATTCGTCATAGGTCGCAAGGGCATTGGAAGGCTCGCCGCGGCCGGTGATGATTGCCGGATCGTTTTTCGTGATGTTCACGGCTCAGCTCCATTAGGCAATGCGCTAGGTTTACCATTGGCGAAGGCGATGGCAAGCAAGCGGTCGCCGCTGAAGCCGGATCAACGTGAACCCGGTCAACACGTGAACGGGGCCGACACGGGGGGTCTCGTCATCCCGTCAGCCCGATATCTCCACTGCCACTGCGGTCGCCTCACCGCCGCCGATACACACGGAGGCAATGCCGC is a genomic window of Sinorhizobium arboris LMG 14919 containing:
- a CDS encoding nucleoside recognition domain-containing protein encodes the protein MPFLTPILCKTRDTLEIYWVLVRITVPIAVLTELLSRMGAIEAIGPAFAPVMNLVGLPPELGLAWLTAMLVGIWGAVPLIFTLVPASSLSVADITVFSALILFAHGLPIEQKIIREAGPGMIATTTLRIAGGLLYAFLLHHLLLATGWLSAPVNPAWIPVSATPDWAEYFHGLGETMLSMLVILLVLSWSLELLKATGLLELMMKALSPVLRLAGIRGEAGHLTAVGLFLGISYGAGLLIREAQSGAISPRQIFLSCVFMGFAHSVIEDTLVVISLGADVYGVLAGRLAFAVAATAAIAALLRHLPDKTFTQMFRVTP